From the Lactobacillus johnsonii genome, the window ATTCTAGAAAGGCAGCGTTGATACCAGGAATTAATAGATATACTAAAGCAAAGAGGGAAATAATCGTAGCTTGAGTAAGGAGAACGGTATGTGAATCACCAAATTTGTCTGTCTTCCAGAATTTGAATTTTGGTGGATATAATCCCTTTTGTGCACTTGAAATAATAGTTTTTCCGGGTCCGGATGCCCATGCAGACAATTGAACACTTACCCCAATGAAGACTAGAATACTAAAGATATTAGCAATCCAAGATGGTAAGCCCAAAATTTTATCAAAAACAATAACTGGTTGAACGATATTGTTTAAGTCAATTTGTGAAGATGGAACTACCGCACTTTCTAGAAATCCATTTACGGTATTTAATAAGAACATGAATACTAAAGTTATTAAAACACCAATTGGATAGTAAGATACTTTTTTAATTCTAGTAATGTAAACCGATGACATCTCAATTCCCGTAAAAATAAAGATGATAGGAGAAAAATACTGAAGAGATTTCATATCGGTTGGATCCGGAATTAATTTAGTGGCATTAAAATGACCTAAAATAGAAGCAGGGTGAATACCGCTTTTGATTACTGCGCAAATACCCAGAATAGTCATTACAGCTAATGGAATATAAATTCCTAACCAAGCACCTATTTGGCCCGTAATCTTAGCCATATCGAATTTCATATTCAAAAATGTAATAATCCAATACACTACTAAAATAACGATGAGAGTAAATATGTTATTAGTACCTAGTTTATCTTGATTAATAGCTGTTGCCAAGAGTGGCGGTAGAGCAGAAGCA encodes:
- a CDS encoding amino acid permease, which gives rise to MKTQTSKVGLMTFIGMTVALAASIRNIPDVAGSGWTMFFYMGIAAFLFALPICLISGEFGSTFPEKGGPELWVNNSLGPSFGFATSWLLWVQMFPGMVMVASALPPLLATAINQDKLGTNNIFTLIVILVVYWIITFLNMKFDMAKITGQIGAWLGIYIPLAVMTILGICAVIKSGIHPASILGHFNATKLIPDPTDMKSLQYFSPIIFIFTGIEMSSVYITRIKKVSYYPIGVLITLVFMFLLNTVNGFLESAVVPSSQIDLNNIVQPVIVFDKILGLPSWIANIFSILVFIGVSVQLSAWASGPGKTIISSAQKGLYPPKFKFWKTDKFGDSHTVLLTQATIISLFALVYLLIPGINAAFLELVNATTVLYCVVYVFMAIGFIKLRLQKPNLKRPFKVGNTFIAWIVSIVLIATIIIALIATFAVGTLSNFIVVAIISIVLTLLPFWFVKIRKDSWTTEVKNLMTKYNLKNNFSKH